The nucleotide sequence TTTACCGTCGTGAGCAATCACATGAGAAAGCGATTGATTCATCTGGGCTGTCCCCCATCTAAAATTACCCTTATCCGCTCAGGAATTGATTTGCGCAAATTTCCCATGCTGCCGCCACAGCCGGTGGAAAATGGGGAGTACCGATTGCTAAGCGTAGGGAGACTGACTGAAAAAAAGGGTATGGATACGTTAATTAAGGCGTTTACCCATGTGCATAAAAAACATCCCAAGGCAAAGTTAATCATCGTCGGCGATGGAGAAGAAAAAAAGAAACTCAAACGACTGATCAAGAAAAATAGGTTAGGCACACAAGTCGTGCTCAAAGGGGCTCTGCCACATCGTGAAGTCCAGCGTGAACTGGCCAAGTGCCATTTGTTCATCATCGCATGCAAGACAGCGAGAAATGGCAACCAGGAGGGGATTCCTAATGTCATCATGGAAGCGATGGCTAGCGGACGCCCTGTCATTTCCACCTATCACGCGGGAATCCCTGAGCTGGTTGAACACAAAGTGACTGGATATCTGGTTCCGGAGAAATCACCGACTGCGCTCGGGAAAATGATAAACCGTGTACTAACAGAAAGTCACGAGTGGGCACAGATCACGACGGAGGCTCGGCTGAAAGTAGAAAAAAACCACGATATCCACCAGCAACGGATGAGACTAGAAGAGCTTTATTTGCGTGTGTCGAAAAAATGATGAGGTGAAGGAATGAAAGTTGCCGTTATTGGGACCGGCTACGTAGGTTTGACGACTGCAGTTTCCCTAGCCATGAACGATCATCAGGTGACGGGTATTGACCTCGTTGCATCCAAAGTAGAAAAACTGCGCCAAGGGATCTCGCCGATTTACGAGCCGGGCTTAGAAGAGGCATTGAAAAAAGTATTGGATGATGGCGCACTTGCTTTTTATACAAATTTGACAGAGGCGAAGGACGCAGAGGTTTTTTTCATTTGTGTGGGGACACCTGAAGCAGCAGACGGCACAGCCGATTTAACGTATTTACTCGGGGCTGTTTCTGACATTCACAAGGTCCATTTGCTCGCACCGCAAGAACGCATCGTGGTAATCAAGAGTACCGTACCAGTCGGAACTGGCGAAAAAGTAGCGGGGATGCTGGCTGGCTGCCAAGGAGTATCTGTTGCATCCAACCCGGAGTTTTTACGGGAAGGGAGTGCATTATTGGACGCATTGGAGCCTTCGCGAATCGTCATTGGTGTAGACAATTCTCAGGCAGCCGCTCGCATGGAGGAACTGTACAACGGCGTGAAGGCACCGCGCGTCATCACCACCAGGGCTAATGCGGAGCTGATCAAATACGCTTCGAATGCATTTTTGGCAACCCGAATCTCCTTCATGAATGAGCTAGCACGGTTAAGTACCGCGCTCGGGACGGATATCGTGACGATCTCGCGAGGAATGGGACTGGACAGCCGAATCGGTCCGCAATTTTTACGGGCAGGAGTAGGCTATGGCGGCTCCTGTTTTCCGAAGGATACAATTGCGTTATTGCAGCTTGCAGCAGAGCGCAATATTCACTTAAGTATTTTGGATAAAGTGCGAGAGGTGAATGCTACACAGCCTGGTTGGTTTTTGGAGCAGTTGTGCTTGCAGCTCCCTGATCTGACAGGCAAACAAATTGCTATTCTGGGGCTGACGTTTAAACCGGATACGGATGACATCCGCGAAGCGCCATCGCTCAAATTGATTGAAATACTCCTGCACAAAGGTGCCATCGTGAAGGCGTTCGATCCGATTGGAGCACCCTGTGTCAGCAAGCAGTTTCCACAGATCACGTACACGCAATCCGCGGCAGAAGCATGCGAGGGAGCACACGCCGCATTATTGGTTACAGAATGGGAACCGTGTGTCCAATTGAATTGGAAACAGGTTTATCAAAGCATGGCACAGCCGCTCTTGCTAGACGGACGAAATGCCTGGCCGAACCAGGAGGTAAAGGAAGCAGGTTTTCATTATATTGGAGTAGGGAGAAGCTGACTTTCCATTTCGGGAAGCTCGGCTTTTTTTCTGTGGAAAACGTGAAAGCGCCTGATTGATTTGAACCTGTAGGCATAATACGATAGGATACACATATGGATGATTTGACCATTTCATCTTACATGAATAACGAGGGAGTGATCACGGTGAATAAAAGCAAAACACTGCCGAAACGCAGTGACGTCCCCGCTGAATACAAATGGCGTCTTGAGGACATGTATCCCACTGATAATGATTGGGAAGCGGACGTACAAAAAGTAAAACAGCTCACAGAAAAAATCGCAGCAATGAAAGGCTCTCTGGCTACTTCCGGTAAACAGTTGCTGGCCGTGTTGACTCTGCAAGATGAATTATTGAAGACGCTTGATCAAGTGTACGTCTACGCACGTATGCGTCGAGACGAAGACAATGCCAACAGCAAGTATCAAGGGCTGACTGACAGGGCGACCAGCCTTAGTACGCAGGTATACGGTTCCATTTCGTACATACAGCCAGAGATTTTGGCGATTGCCACGGAAGATTTGCAAACGTGGATCAAGGAAGTTGAAGGACTTGAGCACTACCGCATTTTATTAGAAGAGATTACTCGCTTCAAGCCACATACGCTATCCGCAGAGGAAGAAGCATTGCTGGCAAATATGAGCGAGCTTGCATCTTCTCCATCCAAAATTTTTGGGATGCTCAACAACGCGGACATGAAATTTCCGATGATCACGGATGAAAACGGCGAGGAAGTCGAGCTGACCAAGGGACGCTACACGCAGTTCATGGAAAGCAAAGACCGACGCGTGCGCAAAGATGCATTCGAGGCGCTGTACAGTACGTATGGCAAGTTCCGCAATACGATCGCAGCCTCGTTGACATCTGCCATCAAAGGGGATGTTTTCTACGCACGGACGAGAAAATATCCGTCTGCCCTGTACGCTGCCTTGTTTGCCGATAATGTGGAGCTCCCTGTTTACGATAACCTGATTGCAACGATCCATGAGCATCTGCCGCTCATGCACCGATACATTGCCTTGCGCAAAAAATTATTGGGCGTAGATGAATTGCACATGTACGATTTGTACGTGCCGATCGTACCTGAGACGGACATGAAAATCCCGTATGATCAGGCTGTTTCAACGATTAAAGAAGCTCTTCATCCACTGGGTGAGGAGTACGGTCGCATTTTGGATGAGGGCTTTTCCAACGGTTGGATTGATGTGCATGAAAACGAAGGGAAGACAAGTGGAGCCTATTCATGGGGTGCCTATACGTCACATCCGTTTGTACTCATGAACTATCAGGACAATGTCAACAACATGTTTACGCTAGCGCATGAGATGGGGCATGCTTTGCATAGCTACTATTCCAATCACGCACAGCCTTACACGTATGCCGATTACAAGATTTTCGTAGCAGAAGTGGCTTCTACACTGAACGAAGCACTACTGATGAATCATTTGCTCGAGACGACGACTGACAAGAAACAACGCATGTACTTGATTAATCATTACCTGGAACAGTTCCGTGGAACGGTATTCCGTCAAACGATGTTTGCTGAGTTTGAGAAAATTGTGCACGCAAAAGAAGAGCAGGGAGAGCCGCTGACAGCCGAATCTCTCAGTACGATTTACCGTGAGCTCAATGTTTCCTATCACGGACCGGACATGGTTGTAGACAGCGAGGTAGATTTGGAATGGGCACGAATCCCTCATTTCTATCGCGGCTTCTATGTGTATAAGTACGCGACTGGCTTCTCCGCCGCGACGTCTCTTTCCAAGCAGATTGTGGAGGAAGGCCAGCCAGCCGTAGATCGTTATTTGCAGTTCCTCAAGGGCGGCAGTTCAGATTATCCGCTTAATCTGCTCAAGGGCGCAGGCGTAGACATGACGTCGCCAACACCGATTGCAGAAGCATTGAGTGTCTTCAAGGAATTGCTCGAGGAACTGGAACAACTGATAGAACAATAACAGGGCTCAAATTCAAAAGGCAGTTCAAGTCTATGACTTGGCTGCTTTTTTTGTAAATTTTTCCTCAGGATCGTCCAAAAAAAGGTAACTTTCCCAGTTTTCTTGCGTATCTATTTATGCGCTGTTAGGTACTGTTCTCCGTCTCGGGGCGGATATGAATTTCCACCCGCTGACTGTTTTGCAGCAGAGGTAAAAACTGGCACAATTACGCCATGAGGAATGATTGTGAAAATTTGGAGGAATTCTTGTGAAAAAACGGGCATCAATTATTCTGGCATCGGTAATGTTGGTCACTGCTGGTTGTTCAGCACCAGCACCAGAGGCACCGCAGCAGACAGAGGCAAAGGCGAAGGTAGTAGAAGTAGTGAAGGTTCAAAAAGCAACAAAGCCAGTGATGCTCGCAGTCACAGGGATGGTAGAAGCCAAGCGGGACGCGGTGTTATCGTTTGGTACAGGCGGAACGATCTCCGCGATCTCTGCGACCAAAGGAGCAAAAATCGCACAAGGTCAGTTATTGGCCACATTGGATACCCGTTACCATCAAAAAGAAATTGCAGCGGCACAGGGGCAAGTAGAGGAAGCAGCAGCGCGGAAAATCAAGACGTTAAAGGGCGCGACAGCAGAAGCACTTGAGCAGAAGCGTCTGCAGGTAAAAAGCGCGCAAGACAGTCTGGATAAAGCAAAGCAGGATCTCGCAACAAGTGAGAAGCTATTAGCTGGTGGAGCCATTTCGCAAAACGAAATAAATGCGAGTAAACGGGCTGTTACACAAGCAGAGATTACACTGCGTGACGCTCAGTTGTCTCTGAATGAACTGCAAAAAGGAGCGGAACCAGAAGATGTCATGGTCGCCAACGCATCGATTAAAGCTGCTGCCGGCGGTGTAGACCGTGCGAAGAAGAGCTTGGATGATGCGAAAATTCAGGCGCCATTCGCAGGAACAGTCGTGGATGTGAAATTGCAAATTGGAGAGCAGGTGTCTCCCGGTCAGGAAATCATTCGCCTCGTCGACCTGTCTGAAGTGAAGATAACCTTGGATGTTTCCAATGATTTGATCAGTCAGTTCCATGAAAAAACGAAGGTGCAGGCGCTATCTGACGATGGAAAGAAAAGTGAAGGAACGATTGCCTTTATATCTCCAGTTGTGAACAAGGATACAGGTAAATACCGCGTCGAAATCACGATTCCGAATGCAGATGGTTACTGGCGTGGTGGAATGGCCGCAACAATTGAGGTGCCTCGCCAAGTAAATGGCTTCCTCGTACCGCTGGAAAGTGTCGGCGTGAGTCAAACAGACCATTACGTAATGGCAGTAGAGAATGGACTTACTGTAAGAAAACCAGTGAAGACCGGTCAATTGGTCGGAGACTCCATCGAAATCGTATCTGGAGTGAAAGAAGGCGACCAACTCCTGCGCAGTGGAATTACATTCTACGTCGAAGGGCAAAAAGTAGAGGCGAAGGGAGAATAGTTACATGAACAAGGTGATTCTCTTTTTGCTGAAAAGACAGCTAATCGTCTACTTGTTTACATTTTTACTCGTGATTGCAGGTTTGGGGTCCTTATTCAGCTTTAATATCGAACTCGTTCCAAAAACGAACTTTCCTGATATTTACGTAAGAATTTCCGGTGGTGCACTGCCACCAGAAGAGATGGAAGAAAAAGTAACGAAGAAAGTAGAGCAAGAACTAAAATCGATTAATGATATTAAAAAATACTCTTCTTCAACAAGTGCAGGTTCTGTCAGAATCAATATTTCAGCAAATGAAGGTAAAGGCGAGCAGGTTAAGCAAGATGTACAAAATGCCGTCAACCGTCTCCGAAACGGTTTTCCGAAAGCTGTTGACTCTGTAGATATCTCCCAGAGCAATATGGGTAGCGATCAAATGATTGATTTTGCCGTCGTGGGAGCAGAGCCGAAGACCATGCTGAGTTTGGCAAAAACTTCAATCAAGGACCGCATTGAAGAAGTCGAGGGAGTCAAGGAAGTAATCGTAGAAGAGAAAAGCTTCGAGAATAAAATTACCATATCCTTTTTGCCACAGCGATTGAATGCCTATCAAACAACGCCAGCGGCTATCATTTCACAGCTTCAGGATACAAACTGGAAGCAAGGGATTGGTACACTGGAGAACACGGGATTTGATACAGTTGTCATGATTGACAATACTTATCAGACTCCACAGGAAATAGAGGCACTGCCAATTGATACACCGAGAGGAACCGTTTCTCTGAATCAACTGGCACAAATTGAAGATTTGCGTGGAAAAGTGAAAGACTTCGTCGCTCTGACAAACGGTTCCGTGTTTATTCAACTCAGCGTGACGCGGGCAGACGGCTATGACTTGATCACAACACAAAAGAATGTAGAAGAAGTCGTTCGCAAAATGAACACAGAAGCAAACGGTAAATACAACATCAAAGTCATGTTCGAAGGAGCTTCCTTTGTTGAGCACGCCGTGAGCAACCTCAGCCGGGATGTCATGATTGGTGGGGCGCTTGCGATCATCATCTTGTTCGTCTTCCTACGCAACTGGAGGGTCACACTCGTTATCGCTACTACATTGCCGCTCTCTGCGTTCATGACGTTCATCGCGATGAAACTCGCAGGCTACAACATTGATATGATCAGTTTGCTGTCCTTGAGCTTGTCAGTCGGCTTGATCGTCGATGCCGCTATCGTCGTATTGGAAAGTATCTATCACTACCGGGAAAAGGGCGAAGAGCTGAAGCAGGCTATTATTAAAGGAACGAGAGAAGTTTTGACACCTGTGTTCACCTCCCAGCTCACGATCATCATCGTCTTTTTGCCACTTGTCTTCGCGGATTTTGAAGATTGGCTGAAACCGGTTTTGGCTACAATCGCCTTTACGGTATCCGCTGCCATTATTGCATCGACGATCGCTGCTTACTTCTTCGTTCCCGTGTTTTCCAATCGCTTCTTGCAGAAGGATAAGCACGTTTCGCTAGAAGGAGAAGGCAAGGAACACTTTATCATTCGCGTATTCAGCGGCATTTTACATGTAGCGATTAGACATCGGATAAAAACGGTTTTACTCGCAGTAGCATTGCTGGTTGGTGCCGTTTTCCTCACACCTTTTATGAAAATGGGTCAAGGGATTAACCCGAATGAAAATATCGTCTTTGTCAATATGAAAATGCCAATCGGAGCTACGTTGGAAACAGCTCAAAAAGCAGCCGTCACCGCGGAAACATCGCTGCGGGAGATCCCGGAAATCAAGGATGTATTCTTCTTTACTTCCAAGGAAGAAGCAACATTGTTCATTTCCTTAATTCCGAAGACGGACAGAACACGTGATAAGGACGCTTTGAACGAGGATATTAACAAGCGCCTGAATGAGACCCCAGGAATCGAATCTGTCTCCATGTCTTTCGGACAACAAGGCGGAAGCGGCCCGATCCAACTGGATGTTTACGGGGATAACATGGAAGTCATGCGGAAGATCGCAACCGATCTGGAAACGATGCTTGGCACGATCAACGGGCTCACCAACATTCGTAACGATTTTAAAGAAGGAAAAGAAAAAGTTACGTTGCTGCCAAAACAAGAAGCGCTTACCAGACTGAATGTCGATCATCGTTCGCTTTTGCAACAACTGAGCGTGTTAATCGGCAACCAACCAATTACGTCCATCACACAAGATGGAATCGAAGTCGACATCGTTGCCAAGATGCCGGACAACTGGCTGAAGCACCCGGATCAGCTCAAAACGATTATGGTTACATCGAAAGACGGGGCAGCAGTACCTTTGGCAGATCTGGTGGAAATGGAGTACAGTAAGTCTCCGATCACGATTGAGCGGAAAGAAGGCGAACGCATCGTTACGGTTTCTGCCGAGATGCTGGGAAGTGATTTAGGGGCAGTAGGCCGTGAACTAAATGAGAAATTGCCAACCGTACCTGTACCAGCAGGGTATAATGTCGAAATCGCTGGTAAGCTAAAAGAGCAAAGCACGAATATGAGCCAGGGGATATTCGTATTCCTGGGGGTTCTGGCTCTGATTTACGTCATCATGGTTGCCCAGTTCGGACGGATGTCCCAACCGTTTATCATCATGCTGACGATTCCAATGGCCTTGGTCGGTGTTGTGCTTGGATTCGTCCTTACGCAGCGGACATTCGGTGAAATGGCGATGATCGGGATCATCATGCTTGTCGGTATCGTCGTATCCAATGCGATCCTCTTGATCGACAGGATCAACCTGCTGCGCAAACGTGGAATGGAAACCGCAGAGGCGATTATCCAAGGAACGAAGGAACGTATTCGTCCCGTTATCATGACGAAGCTGACGGCGATTCTCGGGATGCTGCCGATGGGTCTTGCCATGGCGGAAGGCTCTGATTTGGAAGCACCACTCGCAACAGCCGTTATCTCCGGCTTGATTTTCCACACGATTGTAACACTGGTGCTCGTACCAGTCCTGTACTCCCTGTTTGAAGGGGCGAAGGCAGGAAGACTGGCACGAAAAGCTGCTCGCCAGGCGAAGCGCGAAGCGAAACGAGCAGCAAAACAAAACAAAGATAAGAATGTACCTCCGACAGAGGTATAGTGATTCGCAAGAGAAGGGGAGTATGTGCTGCACCCCTTCTCTTTTTCTTTTCCTTCGTCTGAAAGTTCTGTAGAATAAAGAGATCAAGATACATACATGAGTGGACCATGAAAGGAGCATGCACATGGATCTATTTTTGCAAGGAAAAACGGCTCTAGTACTCGCCTCATCAAAAGGATTGGGGAAGGCAACAGCGCAGTGCCTCGCCCAAGAAGGAGCGAATGTTACGATATGCGGTAGAGATGAAGCTGCTCTGGAAATCGTTCGTGCAGAGATCGAACAAGCTACTGGAAAATCACCTCTTGCCGTAACCGTGGATGTGACGAAGGAAGAAGATATCAAGCGGGTTGTCGAAGCAACGGTCAAGCATTTTGGCAGCGTCGATATTTTAATCAACAATTCAGGTGGACCTGCAACAGGTAGATTCGATCAGCTCACCGACGAACAGTGGATGCAAGCCTTCCAGCTAAATTTGCTCAGCTATGTACGTGCCATTCGTGCTGTTTTACCGCATATGCGAGCGAACCAATTTGGAAGAATCATCAATTTCGCTTCCTCGTCCTTTAAACAGCCAATTGAGAATTTGCTTCTGTCCAATACGTTTCGTACTGGGGTATTGGGCTTATCCAAGACGCTTTCTTCAGAACTAGGACCGGATGGGATTCTGATAAACACCATTGGGCCAGGTAGAATTGCGACGGATCGGGTGGCACAACTGGATGGACTTACCGCAGAGGCGAAGAGTATCAGTGCTGATGAAGTTAGGGAAAATTGGGAGAAGCAAATCCCATTGGGCAGATACGGCCAGCCTGACGAGTTTGCTCGCATGGTGACGTTCTTGGCTTCGCCAGCCAACAGCTACGTGACAGGTCAATCCTTCCTCGTCGATGGTGGGTTGATCCGAGCGATCTAATAAAAGAGAGGGGAATTCCTTTGAGTAAAGAGAGCTCATTTGATATCGTGTCCAAGGTAGAGTTGTCCGAAGTGAACAATGCGATTCAGACCGCATTAAAAGAAATAGAAAATCGCTTTGACTTCAAAGGGAGCAAGAGCAGCATCTCTTTGGAAAAGGAAGAGCTCGTCCTCGTCTCCGATGATGACTTCAAGCTTAGTCAGGTAAAAGATATTTTGCTTGGTAAGCTCGTCAAACGGGATGTCCCGATCAAAAACCTTGACTACGGAAAGGTCGAACCAGCAGCGGGTGGTACAGTCCGTCAGCGTGTAAAGCTAGTGCAGGGGATCGACAAAGACAATGCGAAAAAGATCAACAGCATCATCAAAGATACAGGACTCAAAGTGAAAACACAGATTCAAGACGATCAAATTCGCGTGACGGGAAAAAGTAAAGATGAATTACAGCAAATCATCAACGCAATTCGTAAGGCTGATCTGCCTTTGGAAGTACAATTTATTAACTACCGCTAATTACTAGAAAAGTTTTTGCTTCTAACTCTCTTCACTCTCGCATATGCATGTACAAATAAGTGACAAGCACTTGCGAAAGGGAGAGTAGAGACATGAAGGTCTTTATTATCAGTATGCGCAATCTCATTTTGGGCGGAATTGTGTTCCTTGTAGCACTAGTGGCGGGCATCGTACTTCTGGTCAAAGACCCTCTGAGCGTCTCGGACTCCTATCGACCGTCAGACCCGACTACTTCTGTTACAGCGACGGCACCCATGAACCAGCCAGCAGGGTCAGAAAAGCCAGCGCTGAATATGGAGGTCAAAATGGATGGGACGACGGCAGAAGTATCCTTGCTTACAGAGAACTTCACGTTTGTTCAGGACAATGGAGAATTGGCCGAGGCACCAGTCTTTGGTGAGGGGCACGCACATTTATACCTGAATGGCGAACCAAAAGGGATGATTTACCAACCAGAGTTTTTACTGAAAAAGTTACCTAAGGGAGAGCATGAAATTCGGGTAGAGCTCAACTACAGCAACCACCTGCCATACAAGGTAGAGGCTACGAAAAAAATCGTCGTGAAGTAAAACAGATGGCGTTCCACAACAGGGACGCTTTCTTTTTCGTCAAAAGAAAGGGGCGTTCTTGATATGGAAAAATCGTCATCATCGAGGGAAGAATTATTAGCCGGAGGAAACGTAACGAACGTTTACCGTTCTGGCAATACAGTCAGAAGGGAAGTAAAGCCAGGGAGCAAGAACATTCATGAATTATTGAAGCACTTGGAAAGAAAAGGCTATCCGTATGCGCCGAAATTTTTAGGCATGGATGAAAAGGGGAGAGAAATCCTGTCCTTTATAGAGGGAGAGGCAGGTCATTACCCTTGGAAGGAATATATGAAGTCAGACGAAGCGTTACAAGTAATTGCGAAAATGCTTCGGTTTTATCATGACGCTGTGAGTGATTTTCCTTTCGATGATCTGTGGCTTTCGTTCGTTCACACACCTGGTCCGCGTGAAGTCATCTGTCATAACGACTTTGCTATGTACAATATCATTTTCAATCAACAAAAACCGATAGGCATTATCGATTTTGATTTAGCGGCTCCGGGTCCAAAACTTTGGGATATCGCCTATACGCTCTATACCTGCGTGCCTTTGAGCAGATTTTCTTTAACGGAATCCGGAGAAAAAATCCATTACCAACCATTGGTGCATGCCAACCAGCGAAAACAGCGAGTGGCCATGTTCTTTGAGTCGTACGGGATGGAAATGAAGGAAGGTACGCTAGAAATGGTCTTGCTCCGTTTAGAAGGACAATGCAAAACCATTGCCAAAAAAGCCAGTGAAGGCGATGCTGCTTTTCAAAAGATGGCCGAAGAAGGACATATTCTTCACTATCAAGAAGACATCGCATTTATCAAGGAACACATGAACGAATGGTTATAGAACGCTAACGGAAAAGAAGGGATTGTGGCGTAAAAGAAGAATCCTACAGAATAGTCTGAATGTTTTGGGGGTGCTTATATGATTCATATGACCACAATCGGCAACATGTTAGACGACACAGCGAGTAAGTATCAGGAAAAGGAAGCGCTGGTTTATCACGAACGAGGGCTTCGCTATACGTTTGGAGAATTTCAAGCGATATGCAATCAGGCAGCGCGGGGATTTATGTCTTTGGGCATTCAAAAAGGGGAAAATATCGCGATTTGGGCAACGAATGTACCAGAATGGGTGATTTCGCAATTTGCTACAGCGAAAATAGGTGGTGTACTGGTAACGGTCAATACGAGCTACCGGGTACATGAACTGGAATATTTGCTGCGTCAATCCGAATCGACGACGCTTCTCTTAATGGATTCCTATCGCGATGCGAATTATCTTGCCATGATTCAAGAGATTTGCCCGGAGTTACAGACATGTGAACCTGGAGCGCTACAATCCAAAAGGCTTCCGCATTTAAAAAATGTGATTTATCTAGGGAATGAGCGACAACCCGGAATGTTTTTGTGGAGTGATTTGCTCGAACGTGCAGCATGGGTCACAGAAGAAGAGCGGATCGCGCGCCAGGCGACGCTCTCACCTGATGATGTCATCAATATGCAGTACACATCCGGCACGACCGGTTTTCCAAAGGGAGTCATGCTGTCGCATGTCAATATTGTCAATAATGCCATCAAGGTAGCAGAATGTCAGCGGCTCGGGTTTGAGGATAAGGTGTGTATTCCTGTGCCGTTTTTCCACTGCTTTGGCTGTGTGATGGGGACCTTGGCATGTGTGGCGACAGGTGCGACGATGGTTCCTGTCATCGCCTTTGATCCCGGTGTCGTACTTTCGGTTGTGGAGGCCGAACGCTGCACAGCACTGTATGGTGTACCCACGATGTTTATTGCCGAATTGAACCATCCGACGTTTGCCGAGCGTGATCTGAGCTCGCTGCGAACAGGCATCATGGCTGGTTCTTTATGCCCGATTGAGGTCATGAAGAAGGTCGTCGATCAAATGGGAATCCGTGACATCACAATTGCGTACGGACAAACTGAAGCTTCTCCTGTCATCACACAGACCGTACCAGAGGATTCTCTCGAGCGAAAAGTATCCACTGTCGGTCGTTTGCATGCAGAGGTAGAAGCAAAAATCATCGATCCGGCGACAGGTGACATTTTGCCGTCAGGTGCACAAGGCGAGCTGTGCACCCGAGGATACTTGGTCATGAAAGGCTATTACAACATGCCAGAGGAGACAGTAAAAGCAATCGATCACGAAGGCTGGCTACATACCGGAGACTTGGCAACCGTCGATGAAGAAGGCTACTATCGGATTACTGGCAGGCTGAAAGACATGATCATTCGCGGAGGGGAAAATATTTATCCTCGTGAAGTGGAAGAATTCCTCTATACACATCCAAAAGTGTTGGACGTCCAGATTGTCGGTGTACCTGATGCCAAATACGGAGAGCAGGTTTTGGCGTGTATTCGGGTAAAACCTCACGAAACGTTGACGGAGGAAGAGGTACGGGACTATTGTGAAGGGAAGATCGCTCATTACAAAATCCCTCGCTACATACAGTTTGTAGACGAATATCCGATGACCGCTTCCGGTAAAATTCAAAAGTTCAAGCTACGAGAGCAAGCGTTGCAGCTATTTGGGCAAAGCAACCCAAACCAGACGGGAACGGCATAGGATAGGTTCAAGCGCTAGGGAGATGCTCCTGGCGCTTTTTTTAGATAGTTCTTTACTTTCAAGTAACTCTTGACTAAGATTAGTGAAAATCA is from Brevibacillus brevis and encodes:
- a CDS encoding efflux RND transporter permease subunit; translated protein: MNKVILFLLKRQLIVYLFTFLLVIAGLGSLFSFNIELVPKTNFPDIYVRISGGALPPEEMEEKVTKKVEQELKSINDIKKYSSSTSAGSVRINISANEGKGEQVKQDVQNAVNRLRNGFPKAVDSVDISQSNMGSDQMIDFAVVGAEPKTMLSLAKTSIKDRIEEVEGVKEVIVEEKSFENKITISFLPQRLNAYQTTPAAIISQLQDTNWKQGIGTLENTGFDTVVMIDNTYQTPQEIEALPIDTPRGTVSLNQLAQIEDLRGKVKDFVALTNGSVFIQLSVTRADGYDLITTQKNVEEVVRKMNTEANGKYNIKVMFEGASFVEHAVSNLSRDVMIGGALAIIILFVFLRNWRVTLVIATTLPLSAFMTFIAMKLAGYNIDMISLLSLSLSVGLIVDAAIVVLESIYHYREKGEELKQAIIKGTREVLTPVFTSQLTIIIVFLPLVFADFEDWLKPVLATIAFTVSAAIIASTIAAYFFVPVFSNRFLQKDKHVSLEGEGKEHFIIRVFSGILHVAIRHRIKTVLLAVALLVGAVFLTPFMKMGQGINPNENIVFVNMKMPIGATLETAQKAAVTAETSLREIPEIKDVFFFTSKEEATLFISLIPKTDRTRDKDALNEDINKRLNETPGIESVSMSFGQQGGSGPIQLDVYGDNMEVMRKIATDLETMLGTINGLTNIRNDFKEGKEKVTLLPKQEALTRLNVDHRSLLQQLSVLIGNQPITSITQDGIEVDIVAKMPDNWLKHPDQLKTIMVTSKDGAAVPLADLVEMEYSKSPITIERKEGERIVTVSAEMLGSDLGAVGRELNEKLPTVPVPAGYNVEIAGKLKEQSTNMSQGIFVFLGVLALIYVIMVAQFGRMSQPFIIMLTIPMALVGVVLGFVLTQRTFGEMAMIGIIMLVGIVVSNAILLIDRINLLRKRGMETAEAIIQGTKERIRPVIMTKLTAILGMLPMGLAMAEGSDLEAPLATAVISGLIFHTIVTLVLVPVLYSLFEGAKAGRLARKAARQAKREAKRAAKQNKDKNVPPTEV
- a CDS encoding SDR family oxidoreductase yields the protein MDLFLQGKTALVLASSKGLGKATAQCLAQEGANVTICGRDEAALEIVRAEIEQATGKSPLAVTVDVTKEEDIKRVVEATVKHFGSVDILINNSGGPATGRFDQLTDEQWMQAFQLNLLSYVRAIRAVLPHMRANQFGRIINFASSSFKQPIENLLLSNTFRTGVLGLSKTLSSELGPDGILINTIGPGRIATDRVAQLDGLTAEAKSISADEVRENWEKQIPLGRYGQPDEFARMVTFLASPANSYVTGQSFLVDGGLIRAI
- a CDS encoding YajQ family cyclic di-GMP-binding protein; amino-acid sequence: MSKESSFDIVSKVELSEVNNAIQTALKEIENRFDFKGSKSSISLEKEELVLVSDDDFKLSQVKDILLGKLVKRDVPIKNLDYGKVEPAAGGTVRQRVKLVQGIDKDNAKKINSIIKDTGLKVKTQIQDDQIRVTGKSKDELQQIINAIRKADLPLEVQFINYR
- a CDS encoding phosphotransferase is translated as MEKSSSSREELLAGGNVTNVYRSGNTVRREVKPGSKNIHELLKHLERKGYPYAPKFLGMDEKGREILSFIEGEAGHYPWKEYMKSDEALQVIAKMLRFYHDAVSDFPFDDLWLSFVHTPGPREVICHNDFAMYNIIFNQQKPIGIIDFDLAAPGPKLWDIAYTLYTCVPLSRFSLTESGEKIHYQPLVHANQRKQRVAMFFESYGMEMKEGTLEMVLLRLEGQCKTIAKKASEGDAAFQKMAEEGHILHYQEDIAFIKEHMNEWL
- a CDS encoding AMP-binding protein; its protein translation is MIHMTTIGNMLDDTASKYQEKEALVYHERGLRYTFGEFQAICNQAARGFMSLGIQKGENIAIWATNVPEWVISQFATAKIGGVLVTVNTSYRVHELEYLLRQSESTTLLLMDSYRDANYLAMIQEICPELQTCEPGALQSKRLPHLKNVIYLGNERQPGMFLWSDLLERAAWVTEEERIARQATLSPDDVINMQYTSGTTGFPKGVMLSHVNIVNNAIKVAECQRLGFEDKVCIPVPFFHCFGCVMGTLACVATGATMVPVIAFDPGVVLSVVEAERCTALYGVPTMFIAELNHPTFAERDLSSLRTGIMAGSLCPIEVMKKVVDQMGIRDITIAYGQTEASPVITQTVPEDSLERKVSTVGRLHAEVEAKIIDPATGDILPSGAQGELCTRGYLVMKGYYNMPEETVKAIDHEGWLHTGDLATVDEEGYYRITGRLKDMIIRGGENIYPREVEEFLYTHPKVLDVQIVGVPDAKYGEQVLACIRVKPHETLTEEEVRDYCEGKIAHYKIPRYIQFVDEYPMTASGKIQKFKLREQALQLFGQSNPNQTGTA